The following nucleotide sequence is from Pseudomonas putida S13.1.2.
GAATTCGCTGCCCAGGCGTGGGTCGAGGATCTTGGCTTGAAGAGCGTGCATGTAACTTATTGAACCTGGTTGAGCCGATCGGCGATGAAGGCGACCAGTTGCCGGGCGATCTTGCCCTTGCTGGTCTGCGCGAAGAGGGTCTGGTGCTGCTGGCGGTCGATCACGGTCAAGGCGTTTTCTTCGCTGTTGAAGCCGATGCTGGGGTTGGCCACATCATTGGCGACGATCAGGTCGAGGTTCTTGTCCTTGAGCTTGCGCGTGGCGTAATCGAGCAGGTGTTCGGTTTCGGCGGCGAAGCCGACGCTGAACGGGCGGTCGTTGCGGCCAGCAATGGTGGCAAGGATATCGGGATTGCGCACCATCTGCAGCAGCATGCCGTCGCCGGTCGTAGGATCTTTCTTCAGCTTTTGCGTGGCAACGACTTCCGGGCGGTAGTCCGCAACCGCCGCGGAGGCGATGAACAGGTCGCATGGCATGGCCGCTTCACAGGCCGCGAGCATGTCCCGCGCGCTGACCACGTCGATGCGGCTGACCCGGTCGGGGGTTGGCAGGTGCACAGGGCCGGTGACGAGGGTGACCCGAGCCCCGGCCTCGGCAGCCGCTTCGGCCAGGGCGAAGCCCATCTTGCCGGAGCTATGATTGGTGATGTAGCGCACCGGGTCGATGTTTTCCTGGGTCGGGCCGGCGGTGATCAGCACGTGCTTGCCGGTCAGTGCCTGGCGCTTGAAGCTTTCTGCGGCGCACCAGGCCAGGTCGGTGGCTTCGAGCATGCGCCCCAGGCCCACGTCGCCACAGGCCTGGCTGCCGGATGCCGGGCCGAACACCTGGATGCCACGGCTCTTGAGCAGCTCGAGGTTGGCCTGGGTGGCCGGGTCGCGCCACATGGCCTGGTTCATGGCCGGGGCCACGGCGACAGTGGCGTCGGTGGCCAGCACCAGGGTGGTCAGCAGGTCGTCGGCCATGCCTTGGGCCATGCGCGCCATGAGGTCGGCCGTGGCCGGGGCGATCAGCACCAGGTCGGCCCACTTGGCCAGTTCGATATGGCCCATGGCCGCTTCGGCGGCAGGGTCGAGCAGGTCCATGTGCACCGGGTGGCCCGACAGCGCCTGCAGGGTCAGCGGGGTGATGAACTCGGCACCACCACGGGTCATGACGACGCGCACCTGCGCGCCGTGCTCCAGGAGACGGCGAATCAGCTCGGCGCTTTTGTAGGCGGCAATGCCGCCACCTACGCCGAGAACGATGCGCTTGCGATACAGCCGCTGCATAGGCTTGCCTTTTTCCAGTGAGAGCGGGCGGCGACGTTTGAAATTGCCTGCGGCAGTACGTCGCATGTACGAGGCGAAATAGATTAACACAGGGTCGAAATGGGCCGCAGCAAGGGCAGGGGGCGGGGATGAATATCAGGGAATGGCCGGCTGAAGAAAGGCCGCGGGAAAAGTTGCTGCTGCGCGGGGCGGCGGTACTCACGGATGCCGAATTGCTTGCCGTGCTGCTGGGCTCTGGTGTGGCCG
It contains:
- the coaBC gene encoding bifunctional phosphopantothenoylcysteine decarboxylase/phosphopantothenate--cysteine ligase CoaBC; this encodes MQRLYRKRIVLGVGGGIAAYKSAELIRRLLEHGAQVRVVMTRGGAEFITPLTLQALSGHPVHMDLLDPAAEAAMGHIELAKWADLVLIAPATADLMARMAQGMADDLLTTLVLATDATVAVAPAMNQAMWRDPATQANLELLKSRGIQVFGPASGSQACGDVGLGRMLEATDLAWCAAESFKRQALTGKHVLITAGPTQENIDPVRYITNHSSGKMGFALAEAAAEAGARVTLVTGPVHLPTPDRVSRIDVVSARDMLAACEAAMPCDLFIASAAVADYRPEVVATQKLKKDPTTGDGMLLQMVRNPDILATIAGRNDRPFSVGFAAETEHLLDYATRKLKDKNLDLIVANDVANPSIGFNSEENALTVIDRQQHQTLFAQTSKGKIARQLVAFIADRLNQVQ